A single region of the Anaerococcus urinomassiliensis genome encodes:
- a CDS encoding ABC transporter permease, producing MNKKNFPIFISVFIVSLFFTVIFYYSFSSISFTNREFRSEYYEDAFIEGDIKENDLPIINSNEYVKEAGFESSDSISGKIEDKILAISLFDKAIANMKGDYKLKEGRYPNNLDEIALSESLIKNKNLAILDKVNVEFGKRTIDGKIVNPTYKPTSDEEFIKTTSKEMKIVGIIKDNPNNISGANILINSNYENKLTAIRFKSLYKAYDNQDIIEEDLSNKLGRKIKVEFEPAIVDYYNLYESNVGRILKQLSTIFLVILAIGIFVFFNKNIFLVWSLEKIKVLSMYKSIGSTDSQILSLLFKEAVIISILPLLLGHILGYAVIKKYFSLINSNMGIDVPSYVDFNIILSFLIILISLLIIFISLAITLRKIKKIEIIDGLKGLINFKKSKKKRASTIFKELRINNLASIKSQSYISTIGVLIISVLFIFISFSSYAVDLGFYQDDYNLTVDYYSNDPILPNNLIEVDKKIDSKKSFIYQQRNLSIENNLEFSEEFFTNNLEEFFSEYNSDTEENSISGNIVGLREEDLNNLGGNKGEFILYNMIQSNPNEPLRDAKMVKFFKDPKKLDLITASGQKTSIDISKNIDDLKDITLKINRGGAYIFTDFDTYFKLLESTGNGNLVNYPFTLKMDVNPDQISDSKESIKNFLDKNPRTDESYEVYSDSDRSEEDDKFLGGLLSINFILAAIILALNFTNGYASINSSLMARKKEIGNLYSIGMEKTDLEKLLKQEFVFEQIKSFALAILVTFFVITIMSIISSRYNFYVFLKYYNHLAFLGFSIVVYAANLLIYHFSLKRILDKPTVELIRTI from the coding sequence ATGAATAAGAAGAATTTTCCTATTTTCATATCAGTATTTATTGTTTCCTTGTTTTTCACTGTGATATTTTATTATTCATTTTCTAGCATATCTTTTACAAATAGAGAATTTAGGAGTGAATATTATGAAGATGCCTTTATAGAAGGTGATATAAAAGAAAATGACTTGCCTATTATAAATAGTAATGAATATGTTAAAGAGGCAGGTTTCGAGTCAAGTGATTCCATATCTGGAAAAATTGAAGATAAGATTTTAGCCATATCTCTATTTGACAAAGCTATTGCCAATATGAAGGGTGATTATAAATTAAAAGAAGGAAGGTATCCTAATAATTTAGATGAAATTGCCCTTAGTGAGAGCCTTATAAAAAACAAAAATTTAGCTATATTGGATAAAGTAAACGTTGAATTCGGAAAGAGAACAATAGATGGCAAAATTGTAAATCCAACATATAAGCCTACAAGTGATGAAGAATTTATAAAAACAACAAGTAAGGAAATGAAAATAGTTGGAATTATTAAGGATAATCCTAATAATATAAGTGGTGCAAATATTCTTATTAACTCAAATTATGAAAATAAACTTACAGCCATAAGATTTAAATCACTTTATAAAGCCTATGACAATCAAGATATAATCGAAGAAGATTTGTCAAATAAACTAGGTAGGAAAATTAAAGTTGAATTTGAACCAGCAATTGTTGATTATTATAACTTATATGAAAGTAATGTGGGAAGAATATTAAAACAATTATCAACAATTTTTCTTGTGATTTTAGCCATAGGAATATTTGTATTTTTTAATAAAAATATATTTTTAGTATGGTCTTTAGAGAAAATCAAGGTCCTATCCATGTATAAATCAATAGGAAGCACAGATTCACAAATACTTTCTTTGCTTTTTAAAGAAGCGGTTATTATATCAATCTTACCCTTATTGCTAGGACATATTTTAGGCTATGCAGTAATTAAAAAATATTTTAGCCTAATTAATAGTAATATGGGTATTGATGTTCCATCTTATGTAGACTTTAATATTATATTAAGCTTTCTTATAATATTGATTTCCTTACTAATAATATTTATATCGCTTGCAATTACCTTGAGGAAAATAAAGAAAATAGAGATTATAGATGGTCTAAAGGGTCTAATAAACTTTAAAAAATCAAAAAAGAAAAGAGCTAGTACTATTTTTAAAGAACTAAGGATAAATAACCTTGCGAGTATTAAGTCTCAATCATATATTTCAACAATAGGAGTCTTGATAATTTCAGTCTTATTTATTTTTATATCTTTTTCAAGTTATGCGGTAGATTTAGGCTTTTATCAAGATGATTATAACTTGACAGTTGATTATTATAGTAATGATCCTATTCTTCCTAATAATCTAATAGAAGTTGATAAAAAAATTGATTCTAAAAAATCATTTATCTATCAGCAAAGAAATTTATCTATTGAAAATAATCTTGAATTTTCTGAAGAATTTTTTACTAATAATTTGGAAGAATTTTTTTCAGAATATAATAGTGATACTGAAGAAAATTCAATTTCAGGAAATATTGTAGGACTAAGGGAAGAAGACCTTAATAACTTAGGAGGCAATAAAGGAGAATTTATTTTATATAATATGATCCAGTCTAACCCTAATGAGCCATTAAGAGATGCTAAGATGGTTAAGTTTTTCAAAGACCCTAAAAAATTAGACTTAATAACAGCTAGCGGACAGAAAACATCTATTGATATAAGCAAGAATATAGATGATTTAAAAGATATAACATTAAAAATTAATCGAGGTGGTGCCTACATTTTTACAGATTTTGATACCTACTTTAAACTATTGGAGTCTACTGGGAATGGAAATCTAGTAAATTATCCTTTTACTCTAAAAATGGATGTAAATCCTGATCAAATTTCTGATAGCAAAGAATCTATTAAGAATTTTTTGGATAAGAATCCTAGAACTGATGAAAGCTATGAAGTTTATAGTGACAGTGATAGGAGTGAGGAGGATGATAAATTCTTGGGTGGTCTTTTAAGCATAAACTTTATCCTAGCAGCTATAATTCTTGCACTAAATTTCACAAATGGATATGCTTCTATAAATTCTAGTTTGATGGCAAGAAAAAAAGAAATAGGCAACCTGTATTCTATAGGAATGGAAAAAACTGATTTAGAAAAATTATTAAAACAAGAATTTGTATTTGAACAAATAAAATCATTTGCTTTAGCAATATTAGTGACCTTTTTTGTTATTACAATCATGTCAATAATTTCATCTAGATATAATTTTTACGTATTCTTAAAATACTACAATCACCTTGCGTTCTTAGGATTTTCGATAGTTGTATACGCTGCAAACTTGTTAATCTATCATTTCTCCTTAAAGAGAATCCTTGATAAACCAACAGTAGAACTTATAAGAACAATTTAA
- a CDS encoding ABC transporter ATP-binding protein produces MEILKVENLRKEYGEGNSKVVALDGVDLTIERGEFVAIVGPSGSGKSTLLHIIGGVDSPSEGKVYIEGNDISQYTSKELALFRRRKVGLIYQFYNLIQNLTVRHNIELPLKLDKRKINEEILLDTVRKLGIESKLDAFPSELSGGQQQRVAIARSIIYKPSIILADEPTGNLDRKNSKEIIEIFKYFNKTLKQTIILITHDEKIALEAGRIVTIVDGKIVGDEKHE; encoded by the coding sequence ATGGAAATTTTAAAAGTAGAAAATTTAAGAAAAGAATATGGAGAGGGAAACTCCAAGGTGGTGGCCTTAGATGGAGTTGACCTTACAATAGAAAGAGGAGAATTTGTAGCCATTGTAGGCCCTAGTGGTTCTGGTAAATCAACTCTTTTACATATTATAGGAGGAGTAGATAGTCCAAGTGAGGGCAAAGTTTATATAGAAGGTAATGATATTTCTCAGTATACTTCAAAGGAACTAGCTCTTTTTCGTAGGAGAAAAGTAGGTTTAATATATCAATTTTATAATCTAATCCAAAATTTAACAGTAAGGCATAACATAGAGCTTCCCCTAAAATTGGATAAGAGAAAAATCAATGAAGAAATCTTGCTTGATACTGTTAGAAAACTTGGTATAGAAAGTAAACTTGATGCCTTTCCAAGTGAACTATCTGGAGGTCAACAACAAAGAGTTGCCATAGCGAGAAGTATTATCTACAAACCATCAATAATCCTAGCAGATGAACCAACAGGCAACCTAGACAGGAAAAATTCCAAGGAAATAATTGAAATCTTTAAATATTTTAATAAGACCTTAAAACAAACAATAATCCTAATCACCCACGACGAAAAAATCGCCCTAGAGGCAGGTCGTATCGTGACCATTGTTGATGGAAAAATTGTGGGAGATGAGAAACATGAATAA
- a CDS encoding sensor histidine kinase: MIYLLWIGSLVFLYYILEKRKKKRIYELIDLIDNMKNQNYKIPMKQDDFSILEDKIYKLFIEIVEAKERSTKNSEKQIEYLEDIAHQIKTPITSMLFSIENLEWDYSANSDIEILKRQILRLSSLSDILLKLSSLDANKDLMKKETFSLEELTTYALDSLDLKKTIDVEESLKNNFICGDFYWLAEAIINILKNADNRPSCDKISISSYKNPLYTSLIIEDNGGGIEKENIKKIFKRFYKTPDSNGFGIGLAMAKTIIEKNNGEISVSNTDSGARFEMKFYNVT, from the coding sequence ATGATTTATTTACTTTGGATAGGAAGTCTAGTTTTCCTTTATTACATTCTAGAAAAAAGAAAGAAAAAAAGAATATATGAGCTTATAGATTTAATCGACAATATGAAAAATCAAAATTACAAGATTCCTATGAAACAAGATGATTTTTCTATTTTGGAGGATAAAATTTACAAGCTATTTATAGAAATAGTGGAAGCTAAAGAAAGAAGTACTAAAAATAGCGAAAAACAAATCGAATACTTGGAAGACATCGCACATCAGATAAAAACACCAATCACATCCATGCTTTTTTCTATAGAAAATTTGGAATGGGATTACTCTGCTAATAGTGATATAGAAATATTAAAAAGGCAAATTCTAAGGCTAAGTTCTTTATCAGATATTTTGTTAAAACTTTCAAGTCTTGATGCAAACAAAGATTTGATGAAAAAAGAAACATTTAGTCTGGAAGAATTAACTACATATGCACTGGACAGCCTTGACTTAAAGAAAACCATAGATGTAGAAGAAAGTTTAAAAAATAATTTTATTTGTGGAGATTTTTATTGGCTAGCAGAAGCTATAATCAATATCTTAAAGAACGCTGATAATAGACCATCTTGCGATAAAATTTCAATTTCATCTTACAAAAATCCACTCTATACCAGCTTAATTATAGAAGATAATGGAGGAGGAATAGAAAAAGAAAATATCAAAAAAATCTTTAAACGCTTTTATAAAACACCAGATTCAAATGGTTTTGGCATAGGCCTTGCTATGGCAAAGACAATTATCGAGAAAAATAACGGGGAGATTTCTGTCTCAAATACAGATTCTGGAGCGAGATTTGAAATGAAATTTTACAATGTCACCTAA
- a CDS encoding response regulator transcription factor, which translates to MKNILIIEDNEEIALQIKKYLSKNGYEVDLASSYYEALYKMDINFDCALLDINLPDKDGQYLIGKLKDKDIRVIVTTVKNDEDFIIASLDQGADDYLTKPFSLAILRARIDAVLRTIPLNEDKIITYKDIKIDLNNSKVYFKGDDVELTALEYKILLLFIKNPHRVYTRSQLLEMFWEDRDKFVNDNTLTSTIKRIREKLDKEIITTVRGIGYRMD; encoded by the coding sequence ATGAAAAATATATTAATTATAGAAGACAATGAAGAAATTGCTCTACAAATAAAAAAGTACTTATCAAAAAATGGATATGAAGTTGATCTTGCGTCTTCATATTATGAAGCCTTGTATAAGATGGATATAAATTTCGATTGTGCGTTATTAGATATAAATCTACCAGACAAAGATGGTCAGTATTTGATTGGAAAGTTAAAAGATAAAGATATCAGAGTTATAGTTACTACTGTAAAAAACGATGAAGATTTTATAATAGCATCTCTTGATCAAGGCGCAGATGATTACCTAACCAAGCCATTTTCCCTTGCTATTCTTAGGGCGAGAATTGATGCGGTTTTAAGAACTATTCCACTAAATGAAGATAAAATTATTACATACAAGGATATAAAAATAGATTTAAATAATTCAAAAGTTTATTTTAAGGGAGATGACGTGGAATTAACAGCTCTTGAATATAAGATTCTACTTTTGTTTATCAAAAATCCGCACAGAGTCTATACTAGAAGTCAACTTTTGGAAATGTTTTGGGAGGATAGAGATAAGTTTGTAAACGATAATACTCTTACGTCAACAATCAAAAGAATTAGAGAAAAACTGGATAAAGAAATTATCACTACTGTTAGAGGAATTGGTTATAGGATGGATTAA